A segment of the Homoserinimonas aerilata genome:
GACGACGGCGTCCACGCCGACGGCACCGTGCTCGTCGACGGCGGCGACACGACCATCATCGGCTCCTACGAGGGACTCGAGGGCGGTGCGATCATCATCACGGCGGGCTCGCTCGACGTGACGGCATCCGACGATGGCATCAATGTCTCCGGCGGTGCGGATGGGTCCGGGATGCAGGGGCCGGGCGAGCAGGCCGCGTCGAGCACGGATGCATTTCTGCGGGTCGACGGTGGAACGATCATCGTGGACGCGTCGGGTGACGGTATCGACGTGAACGGCAGCGCCGAGGTCACGGGCGGCACGATCGTCGTTGCAGGTCCGACGGACAACGGAAACGGTGCGCTCGACGTCGATGGGACCTTCGTCATCTCGGGCGGCACCCTCGTCGCGGCCGGCAGCTCGGGCATGGTCGTCGCCCCGTCGGAGGACTCCACACAGGGCTGGGTCGCGTTCTCATTCGCAGACAGCCTCGCGGCGGGCGAGACGGCGACGATCACGGATGCATCCGGCACGGTCCTCGGCGCCTACACGACCCAGAAGGCGACGCAGTCGATCGTCTTCAGCGTCCTCGGCCTCGCCGACGGCGAGAGCTACACCGCGACGACCGGCGGCGCGACATCCGGCGCGGACACCGCCGGGTATGCGAGCTCCGGCACGGCCGGCTCGACCGTCGCCGCGACCGCGGTGGCAGGCGAGGCCCCCGCCGGCGGCATGGCCGGAGGCGGCGGGATGCCGGGTGGCGACAGGGGAGGCCCGCCCGCCCGCGGCTGAGGCTCCTCCTTCCCCGGGCGAGGTCGCGACGGTTCTTCGCCGTTCGCGGCCTCGCCCCGTCCTAGGGCGGGCCGCCGGTTAGCATGGCACATCATGGGCTTCCTCTCCGAGAATTCACGGGCCGCGCTGGGCCGACTCAGCGGCGGCGACACTGCCGCAGAACCGCCGGCTCCGCTCGAACGGCTGCATGGCATCCGCTCGCTCATCGCCGAGCTCGAGGCCGATTCCGCCACGCTGCAGGCGGTGCGTGACGCGCGCGACGCGGGTGCGAGTTGGGAGCAGATCGCGGATGCTGCGGGGCTCGGCGAGACGGCCGCCAAGTGGCGCTGGCGTGGCAGCGATGAGGAGATCGTCGCCCGGCATGAGGCGGGGCGCAAACGCTCGTCGCGACCGAGCAGTGTGCCCACCGAGCTTCCCGGCATGTCGGTGGCGGATGCCGCGGCGCAACTGGGCGTGTCGGCGAACGCCATCTACCAGCAGGTCGCCCGAGGCAGGCTTCGCGCCGAGACGATCGAACTGCCCGACGGGCGCAAATACAAGAGGGTGTTCCCCGAGCGGCCGGCCTCGAGATGACCACACGGCACGGTTTCGCCCCGTCGCCCCTCGGCGAGCTCATGTACGCGGCCGAGGGGAATGCCCTCGTTGCCGTCTACTTTCCGAAGCACGAGAAGCAGCCGGTCGGCGGCTTCGGCGCTGCCGTCACGCTCGCCGACGATTCTGTTCTCTCCCGTGCCGCGCAGCAGCTCGGCGAGTATTTCGCCGGCACCCGGCACGAATTCGACCTCGAGCTGGCTCCCCGCGGCGAGGAGTTCCAGCAGCGGGTGTGGCGCCTGCTGCTCGACATCCCGTACGGCGAGACCACCAGCTATGGCGCGATCGCCACCGAGCTGGGAGACCCCGGCCTCGCCCAGGCCGTCGGCGGCGCGGTCGGGCGCAACCCCCTCAGCATCGTCATCCCGTGCCACAGGGTCGTCGGCAGCGACGGCAGGCTCACCGGCTACGCGGGCGGCATCGAACGCAAGATCTACCTCCTTGACCATGAGGAGCCACCCGAGCGTGCGGCGCAGAAACTCTTCTGATCCGCCCCGCCTCCTCACCCGAGAAAGCAGAACCGTATGAGCTCCATTGTCGTCGGCGACGACCGACTGGCGCGCCCCTCCTGGGCCGCCACCGACCCCCTCATGAAGGAGTACTACGACACCGAATGGGGCATGCCTGTGCGCGATGAGCAGGGCCTCTACGAACGCATCTGCCTCGAAGGTTTTCAGGCGGGCCTGTCGTGGGCGACCATCCTGCGCAAGCGCCCAGCCTTTCGGCAGGCCTTCGCCGGATTCGACCCGGATGCTGTCGCGCTCTTCGGCGACGGCGACATCGAGCGCCTCATGGCCGACGCCGGAATCGTGCGCAACCGCCTCAAAGTGAATGCGGCGATCGCGAACGCGCGGGCCACCATCGCCCTGAGAGAAGAGGGCGGTCTCGTCGACTTCGTCTGGTCGTTCGCGCCGAGCGAGACGCCCGAACCTGTGACCTTCGCGGATGTTCCGAGCACATCGCCCGAGTCCGTCGCGCTGTCGAAGGCACTGCGCCGCAAGGGCTTCGCTTTTGTCGGCCCGACCACAATGTTCGCCCTCATGGAGGCCATCGGCATCATCGACACCCACCTCGTCGACAGTCACCGCCGAGGCAGCTCCGGCGTCTGGCCGCGATGAGCGATGCCCCGCCCGCCGTCCCGACGACGCTCGCCTTCACCGCGCCGCTCGCATTCACCGCGACGCTCGCCTTCACCGCGCCGCTTGACGCTGCAGCCGTGCTCGGCAATCTGCGCGCCCATGCCATCCCGGGCGCCGAGATCGTCGACGGAGAGCGGCACATGCGGCTCGTGGCCACCGCCTCGGGGCCCGCACTCGTCACCATAGAAGTGACATCGGATGCCGTGCTCGCTACGATCGACGGCGATGGTGCCGGCGACGGCGATGGTGCCGGCATCGACGGCCCGGCAACCGTTACCCCCTCGGGCGAGCCTCTCCTGCAGCTCCTGCGCCGCTGGCTCGACCTCGACCAGGACCCGGCCGCCATCGTCGCCGCCCTCGGCGATGACCCCGTGGTCGGCTCACTCGTGCGCGCGCGCCCCGGGCTGCGCGTGCTCGGCTCGATCGACCCCTTCGAGACGGCCACGATGACGGTGCTTGGGCAGCAGGTGTCGCTCGCCGCAGCCCGTACCTTCGGCGGCAGGCTGCTCGCCGCCTTCGGGGTGCCCGGGCCGGGCGGCCTCACGGTGTTCCCCGAGCCCGGCGTCCTCGCCGCAGCAGGGCCCGACGCCATCCGGCAGGCCGTCGGACTCACGGGAGCCCGCGCCCGCAGCCTTCACTCCCTCGCCGCGGCCGTCGCCGACGGGATGCCGCTCGATGGCAGCGGTGGTGCATCCGAATTCCGCTCCTCGCTGCTGGCTCTGCCCGGGATCGGCCCGTGGACGGCCGACTATCTGGGCGTGCGCGTGCTCGGCGACCGCGACGGCTTCGTGCCCGGCGACCTCGTGCTGCGCAAGGCGCTTGGCGCGCGGCTGGGTCGCGAGATCACCGCACAGGAGGCAGAAGCCGCATCCGAGGCCTGGCGCCCCTACCGTGCTCATGCCCTGCTGCAGCTGTGGACGAACGCCGCCTATGCGCCCTGAGCGGAGGTGAGGGGGCCGCCGCCCGCTACGGGGTCGGGTTGAGGGCGTCATACGCCCGGAACGACGGCGTCGCCCGCATGCACAGCGCGATGAGCGCAATGATGAGCAGGCCGCCGAGCAACGGCGGAAACCACAGCCCGGCAGCAAGCGAGATCGCGCCCACATAGAGGTCGCCGAGCCGCGGCCCGCCCGTGACGACGACAGTGAAGATGCCCTGCAGACGACCGCGCATATTGTCGGGCACCGCAGTCTGCATCATCGTGCTCCGGAAGATGGCGCTCACATTGTCGGAGGCGCCCGTGCCGGCCATCATGACGGCCGCGAGCACCAGCGCTAGAACATTGGCTCCAGCGATCGACTCCGTCGCCCGCTCGAAGCCGCCCAGTGAGAGCACCGCCAGCACCACACCGAAACCCGCCACGAAGACGCCGTAGACGGCGATGGCCCAGCCAATCGCGACACCGTGTCGACGCACCGTGCCAAGGCGACCCGAGAGCAGACTGCACAGCAGCGTGCCGACAGCCCCCGCCGCAGTCAGGATGCCGACCGTGACTGCGCCACCGCCGATGACGAGAGCGCCCACCGCGGGGAACAGCGCGTGCGGCCGGCCGAACGTCATCGCCACGATGTCCACGATGAATGACATGCGGATGTTCGGGGCCCGCCTCAGAAACGCGATGCCCTGCACGACCGACTTCAGGCCGGGCGGATGCGCCCCCGCCTCAGGCCTGATCGACGGCAGCGTCAGAATGCCCATGAAAGCGGCCGAGAACATGATCACGTCGATCGTGTACGTCCACCCGAAACCGACCGTCGCGACGAGAATGCCGGCGAGCGCAGGCCCGACGGTCACCATGACGCCCATGCTGACGCCGCTGAGCGCGGACGCCGCCGGAAGCAGCTCCCGCGGCACCAGACGCGGAATGATCGCGGCCCGCGAGGTGCCGATGACAGTGGCGGCGATCGAATTGATCGTGGTGAGCATATAGAACGGCCACAGCTGCTCCACCTCGAACCAGGCCACGAGGGCGATGCCGACAGTGGAGAGCCAGGCCGCGATCGCAGAACCGAGCGCCACCGCGCGCCGGTCGAAGGCATCCGCCAGCATGCCGCCGTACAGGCCGGCGAGAATCATCGGCAGAAGTGCGATCGTGCCCACCATGGCGACGGCGAAGGTGGAACCGGTGATGGCATACAGGTGCAGGCCGACGGCGACGATCGTCATCTGCCCGCCGATACCGGCGATCGCATTGCCCGCCCACAGCCTCGCGAAGGCCGGGCTCACCCGCAGCGGGGTCAGATCGATGAGGTGCCCGCGACGCCCCGCCGTCGACGGGGTCTCGGAGTCTGGCACCGATCAAGCCTACTTGGCGGGAGGGGTCTCCTCGGGCGCCTCAGTTGCGGCAGCCGCGGGGTCTGCCATCGTCTCGCCTGCCGCGGCCGGGGCATCCGTCTCGCCCCTCGCACGGCGCCTGCGGCGCAGCAGCCACCAGACGAGCGCGAGCGCGATCGCCGGAACGATGAGCCACGGCAGCACCACGCCGAACGCCACCAGCAGGAAGGAGAGGAAGCCCACGAACGCAGCCCAGCCGGCGAGAAGCCCGCTCCAGAAGGTGTCAGGTTCGTGTACCGGGGCATCCGCCTCGCTGCCGAAGTAGACGGTGATCGTCGACAGCTCGACCTGATCGGCGAGCGAACGCCGCTGCGACTGCAACGACTCAAGGTTCGCCTGCCGCTCCGACAGCGCCGACTCGATCGTGATGAGGTCGGTCGTCGACGTCGCATCCGCCATGAGGGCGAGAAGCCTGTCGACGGATGCCTGCAGTGCGGTGATGCGCGCATCCAGATCCTGGGCGACGCTCGTCACATCCTGCTTCGACACGTTCGTCTCCTCGAGGGTGCCCAGAGCGGCCAGCTTCTCGATCGTCGCATCGAGCGCATCCGAGGGGATGCGCAGGGTCAGATCGGCGCGCCCGCGGTCGCCGCCCCGCGGGGCCGTCTCGGTGCGACCGTCGACATGCCCGCCCGCCTGATTCACGATGCGGGTTGCGTCATCGGCGGCATCCCGCGGCGTCTTCACCGTGATGTTCATGTAGCCGGTGGCGATGACCTGGCGATCGGAAGGGGCGACCAGTTGCAGCTGCCCGTCCGCCGCCCTGCCGGCGGAGCTCTCGGCGGCGCCGCCCATGTCCTGCATGGGCTGCACAGGGGTGCCGAAATCCGGCATCGAGGTCTGGGAGGCCTCGTTCATGGCGCTCGAGCATCCGCCCAGCAGAAGAATGCAGCTCAGGGCTGCGGCGCCGATCGCGAACGGTCGGCCAAGAACAGGTGATCGCCTCATGCGGCCAACGCTAGCGTCGGCGCTCGGCGAGCCGCCACCCAACGTTTGCGACGATTCGAACGTCGGCCCCAGCACGACGCCGGAGAGCCCCTGCGATAATCGGGCCATGGTGTGGATCCGGAAGCTGCTGGCACGACTCGGGCTCGGCCCGCGCCCGCTGTTGAACGTCGCCGGCGACACCGGCGAGGGGCCCGCCGTCATCCTCGTGCACGGCATCGCATCCTCATCGGTGACCTTCCAGAACCTGGTGCCGCTGCTCAGCCCGCGCCACCGCGTCATATCGCTCGACATCCTCGGCCACGGCGGCTCGCCCGCACCAAAGAACGCCACCTACCGGGTCGAGGAACACGTCGAATGGCTGTACCGCACCATCCGCTCACTGAAGATCCGTGGCGACATCGTCATCGTCGGCCACTCGCTCGGCGCACTCATCGTCGCCCGCTACGCGCGCGTGCACCCGGAGCGCATCGCCAAAGTCGTGCTCGTGAGCCCGCCCATCTACCTGAACCCGCAGCAGATCGGCGACCGCATCGAGCGCGCCGCCGTGAGCGCCTACCTGAAAGCGTACGAATACCTGCGCCTCAACAAGGAGTTCACCATCCGCCGGGCGGCGCTGATAGCCCGGATGCTGCCCATCAGGAACGTCTTCGAAGTGAGCGAACGCAACTGGAATGCCTTCAGGCTGTCACTGCAGAACAGCATCGAACTGCAGACCACCGTCGAAGACATCGCGGGTGTCACCGCGCCCGTCGAGATCGTCTACGGCGCGCTCGACCAGTTCATCGCACCCGGCAGCATGAACCTGGTGAAGCACATGCCGCACGTCACCGTGCACAGGGTCGACCTCAATGACCACATCGTGCGCAAACGGCTCGCCCGGGCGGTCGACGCGGCGATCGGCTGAGATTGTCCGCAGGTCCTCCTGCGGGTTGAGGAGGCCGCCCGCGGCCGTCTCGAAACCTCACCGCCGGGCAACTCCGGTAGCGTCGTGGCATGCAGACTCGTATTCTCGGCCGCACGGGCCGCACCGTTTCCGT
Coding sequences within it:
- a CDS encoding MFS transporter, coding for MPDSETPSTAGRRGHLIDLTPLRVSPAFARLWAGNAIAGIGGQMTIVAVGLHLYAITGSTFAVAMVGTIALLPMILAGLYGGMLADAFDRRAVALGSAIAAWLSTVGIALVAWFEVEQLWPFYMLTTINSIAATVIGTSRAAIIPRLVPRELLPAASALSGVSMGVMVTVGPALAGILVATVGFGWTYTIDVIMFSAAFMGILTLPSIRPEAGAHPPGLKSVVQGIAFLRRAPNIRMSFIVDIVAMTFGRPHALFPAVGALVIGGGAVTVGILTAAGAVGTLLCSLLSGRLGTVRRHGVAIGWAIAVYGVFVAGFGVVLAVLSLGGFERATESIAGANVLALVLAAVMMAGTGASDNVSAIFRSTMMQTAVPDNMRGRLQGIFTVVVTGGPRLGDLYVGAISLAAGLWFPPLLGGLLIIALIALCMRATPSFRAYDALNPTP
- a CDS encoding methylated-DNA--[protein]-cysteine S-methyltransferase, translating into MTTRHGFAPSPLGELMYAAEGNALVAVYFPKHEKQPVGGFGAAVTLADDSVLSRAAQQLGEYFAGTRHEFDLELAPRGEEFQQRVWRLLLDIPYGETTSYGAIATELGDPGLAQAVGGAVGRNPLSIVIPCHRVVGSDGRLTGYAGGIERKIYLLDHEEPPERAAQKLF
- a CDS encoding DUF4349 domain-containing protein, with amino-acid sequence MRRSPVLGRPFAIGAAALSCILLLGGCSSAMNEASQTSMPDFGTPVQPMQDMGGAAESSAGRAADGQLQLVAPSDRQVIATGYMNITVKTPRDAADDATRIVNQAGGHVDGRTETAPRGGDRGRADLTLRIPSDALDATIEKLAALGTLEETNVSKQDVTSVAQDLDARITALQASVDRLLALMADATSTTDLITIESALSERQANLESLQSQRRSLADQVELSTITVYFGSEADAPVHEPDTFWSGLLAGWAAFVGFLSFLLVAFGVVLPWLIVPAIALALVWWLLRRRRRARGETDAPAAAGETMADPAAAATEAPEETPPAK
- a CDS encoding DNA-3-methyladenine glycosylase I, which translates into the protein MSSIVVGDDRLARPSWAATDPLMKEYYDTEWGMPVRDEQGLYERICLEGFQAGLSWATILRKRPAFRQAFAGFDPDAVALFGDGDIERLMADAGIVRNRLKVNAAIANARATIALREEGGLVDFVWSFAPSETPEPVTFADVPSTSPESVALSKALRRKGFAFVGPTTMFALMEAIGIIDTHLVDSHRRGSSGVWPR
- a CDS encoding alpha/beta fold hydrolase; its protein translation is MVWIRKLLARLGLGPRPLLNVAGDTGEGPAVILVHGIASSSVTFQNLVPLLSPRHRVISLDILGHGGSPAPKNATYRVEEHVEWLYRTIRSLKIRGDIVIVGHSLGALIVARYARVHPERIAKVVLVSPPIYLNPQQIGDRIERAAVSAYLKAYEYLRLNKEFTIRRAALIARMLPIRNVFEVSERNWNAFRLSLQNSIELQTTVEDIAGVTAPVEIVYGALDQFIAPGSMNLVKHMPHVTVHRVDLNDHIVRKRLARAVDAAIG
- a CDS encoding DNA-3-methyladenine glycosylase 2 is translated as MSDAPPAVPTTLAFTAPLAFTATLAFTAPLDAAAVLGNLRAHAIPGAEIVDGERHMRLVATASGPALVTIEVTSDAVLATIDGDGAGDGDGAGIDGPATVTPSGEPLLQLLRRWLDLDQDPAAIVAALGDDPVVGSLVRARPGLRVLGSIDPFETATMTVLGQQVSLAAARTFGGRLLAAFGVPGPGGLTVFPEPGVLAAAGPDAIRQAVGLTGARARSLHSLAAAVADGMPLDGSGGASEFRSSLLALPGIGPWTADYLGVRVLGDRDGFVPGDLVLRKALGARLGREITAQEAEAASEAWRPYRAHALLQLWTNAAYAP